Proteins encoded within one genomic window of Aurantiacibacter spongiae:
- a CDS encoding DUF3857 domain-containing protein yields MTLRMLAALPAIACVAAATPAQAQDDRIELGAPVPQWATQSDLLDMPDDARGVVFIRRQDTVVHLATEGERIFNAFRIRLLQPAALQLGNIAIQWNPAAGTPQIHSILIHRDGATIDVLDQAEFEILRREDNLEAAAIDGLLTATLRVPDLRIDDEPGWAFTVPTADPTLADRDAGLLALGATPPAGRYRLSLTWEDGQEPAIRATDDLAAMITRTDNAVLISADTPSALIPPKDAPPRYNWQRVLEYSDFADWPALSRRVHALFQEAASVPGDSPVAREAARIAAAHDTDLARAAAALELVQKQVRYVYVGLNGSNIRPARAEITWERRYGDCKGKTALLLALLGAMGIEAEVVLANNQGGDDGLDERLPSPLLFDHVLVRATIDGQQYWLDGTFPDAFGPAQRPVPPYRWVLPLAANGAPLDRVEWQPERHPTELALYEIDARAGFDEPAHITQTNVTRGLEALAQYAQLSQVTDDQLETAIRSQLAGSTSWNTIDSVKWRFDEASQASVMEISGTGPVNWEDEGGAARSLILPGGGFSPPDRRQRSAADGDAPFWQDSRFTCHVTSVRLPETTEPSEWSHNSAFETAIYGSSYARVFDLRDGTMRMMRVFRTDESEISAEQAASDTRRLSGFDNSMARINFEPGLAGDAAMQPNDADHVPATFDRDWVADDSACLSAVD; encoded by the coding sequence ACATGCCGGATGACGCGCGCGGCGTTGTCTTCATCCGCCGGCAGGACACCGTCGTTCACCTCGCTACCGAGGGGGAGCGGATTTTCAATGCCTTCCGCATTCGCCTGCTGCAACCCGCCGCCCTGCAACTGGGCAACATTGCAATCCAGTGGAACCCCGCCGCCGGCACCCCCCAGATCCACTCCATTCTCATCCACCGCGACGGCGCGACCATCGACGTGCTGGATCAGGCCGAATTCGAGATTCTGCGGCGCGAGGACAATCTGGAGGCCGCGGCCATAGACGGCCTGCTGACCGCGACGCTGCGCGTGCCCGACCTCAGGATCGACGACGAGCCGGGATGGGCCTTCACCGTGCCCACCGCCGATCCCACGCTTGCCGATCGGGACGCCGGCCTGCTCGCGCTGGGTGCGACCCCGCCGGCCGGGCGCTATCGCCTGTCGCTCACCTGGGAGGACGGGCAGGAGCCGGCGATCCGCGCGACGGACGATCTGGCGGCGATGATCACGCGCACCGACAACGCCGTCCTAATCAGTGCCGATACGCCATCGGCGCTGATACCGCCCAAGGATGCGCCGCCGCGCTACAACTGGCAGCGCGTGCTCGAATATTCGGACTTCGCGGACTGGCCGGCGCTGTCGCGGCGGGTCCATGCGCTGTTCCAGGAAGCTGCCAGCGTTCCGGGCGATTCACCGGTCGCGCGCGAGGCGGCGCGCATCGCCGCCGCGCACGATACCGATCTGGCACGCGCCGCCGCCGCCCTCGAACTGGTGCAGAAGCAGGTCCGCTACGTCTATGTCGGACTGAACGGCAGCAACATCCGGCCCGCCAGAGCCGAAATCACGTGGGAGCGCCGCTACGGAGATTGCAAGGGCAAGACCGCGCTGCTGCTGGCGCTGCTGGGCGCGATGGGGATAGAGGCCGAGGTCGTGCTCGCCAACAACCAGGGCGGCGATGACGGCCTCGACGAACGCCTGCCCAGCCCGCTGCTGTTCGATCACGTCCTCGTTCGCGCCACTATCGATGGGCAGCAATACTGGCTCGACGGCACCTTCCCCGACGCTTTCGGCCCGGCGCAGCGCCCCGTTCCGCCCTATCGCTGGGTTTTGCCGCTGGCTGCGAACGGCGCGCCCCTCGACCGGGTGGAATGGCAGCCCGAGCGCCATCCCACCGAACTCGCCCTGTACGAGATCGACGCGCGCGCGGGCTTCGACGAACCGGCGCACATTACCCAGACCAACGTCACTCGCGGGCTGGAAGCCCTGGCCCAATATGCACAGCTCTCGCAAGTGACCGACGACCAGCTGGAAACGGCAATCCGCAGCCAGCTCGCGGGATCGACGTCGTGGAACACGATCGACAGCGTGAAGTGGCGCTTCGACGAAGCGAGCCAGGCCAGCGTCATGGAAATTTCGGGCACCGGTCCGGTGAACTGGGAAGACGAAGGGGGCGCGGCGCGATCGCTGATCCTGCCGGGCGGCGGCTTCAGTCCGCCCGACCGCCGCCAGCGCAGCGCCGCCGACGGCGACGCGCCCTTCTGGCAGGATTCGCGCTTCACCTGTCATGTCACCAGCGTCAGACTGCCCGAAACGACCGAACCGTCCGAATGGAGCCACAATTCCGCCTTCGAGACTGCTATCTACGGATCATCCTACGCCCGGGTCTTCGACCTGCGCGACGGAACGATGCGAATGATGCGCGTCTTTCGCACCGACGAAAGCGAGATTTCCGCCGAGCAGGCGGCCAGCGATACAAGGCGCCTTTCCGGTTTCGACAACTCCATGGCACGAATTAATTTCGAACCGGGTCTTGCGGGCGATGCCGCGATGCAGCCGAACGATGCCGACCATGTGCCCGCCACGTTCGACCGCGATTGGGTCGCGGACGATTCCGCCTGTCTTTCCGCCGTCGACTAG